The DNA segment GTTTGCGTGCATCACATCAATAATCTCAAAGATTAAAAGAAGCTATTACGTAATCCATCACTTTCCGACATATCGTTAATTAGTACTGCTtatgtgtttgtttatttttataaacataCCAACTATCTTTTGTGAGAACAATTTAAGGCACgtgattgtgatgtgcggtggTGGATTATAAGGTGAATCTGAAAATGGTTTATGATTGCGAACGGTATCCAACTATCCATGAAGTGCCAAATCCATTACATGCCGTTTGAGTTTGTGGCTGCTTCCTATATAATCTTGGCtctttttgctgaaaatcttcaataaaaattcaagCGAAATACGAATTCAAGAAATTTCTTATATTAGAGTAGCATTTCAATAGGTTGCTTTACTTATTTATGCTTGTACCCGTTTTTTCAGCAACTTATTAAACCCCATGAGCATTTTGAACAACCATTGTTTTTGGGTCGGGCATCTCGTAGAATTATCCCTTTGCCCCTAAAAACTAGCAATGATTCGCTGGAGTTTTCCCCTGAGAGGTATAAACTTGGGACTTGAAAATCAAACTTGCATGAACGCATGAAATCTATCTGTAATTGGTGTGGTAGATAACACCTGATCTTTTGCGtagtaaagttttaaaattttgctggTTGTCGAGTTACATTTTGTTGCTGCTGAAGCAAAGCATCGTACATATTCATTGTGTTAGTAATTGTCAGTTTGATAAACCTATTTGGAAAAACATGTATAAGAATAAGAATGCTGTTATCGAAGTGATACTTTAACTGAAGTGAACTGCATGCCGGCGTTTGAAAGCAGCATTTTCCCAAAAGCATGACGACAATAGTCTTCAGCAGACTTTTGGATATTTCACACatcattgtttgttatttaccACCGTTTCTCATATAATTGCGCTTTTCTTGGTTGCAATTATACTAATTATACTACAGAGACCTAACCATGGGTCGATGTTGAAATAGCAGGAAACGACCTGCTGTTGACTTTTACGCAATTCAATTACACAAAGACCGCACTCATATACTAACTTTTTAGTTATAAACATAACAGCACAGGCACCTATACCATGCACCTGTATATGTGATCTTTTATGTCATCATTAAACAAACGATTTATTTCTTGCTCCTACATTCTTTTGAAAGTAATCAGCATATTCTGGCGCTTTGCAGGAACTTATCGGCTTGGATTTAAGTTCAGGACCCGCCAATCGCGGTATTGACCCAAATGACGTTTCAATAACGATCCCCGATGACCCGACATCCCCTTACGATGTGATTGTGAAATCTTCGCAGCTACAACAACGTTCTGAAGACATCACCGCACTTTGAAATCATCTGACTATGAACTCAACAAACTGTCGAGTTTAgttctttttgtttgttatctttgtcatttttgttgttatatgTTAATCAATTTTCAACTATTCTTGCTTTGAAAATCCTCTCCTACTCTTCATATACTCGTTAATTTAGTGTTTTACcattttcatatattttttcaaattttttgcgCAATTTCTGTGAAGATCTCCTATAATAATTTCTTGAGTTAAAACTGTTAATTTTGTGTTGACTGTGACTAATTACTGTGGACTTAAATTATGCTGTGGGCTTAgtaattacaaacaaaagttatttaataCGCCTCCctattgtttatttgcaatctaatttaattttaattgcttCACTACTTTTCATGTTTTCCAGTTGTTTGAAGCATGTACTGCTATACCGTAATCATATCATTGTTTGATCATTCAGTGTCAATGAAATGAAAACTGATCAAAGTTAccttgtttatttaattttaaaattatcgTCTTCCTCATTTTTACTGAAAATCGATGCCTTTACATTTTACTCGTTATGTTCATCTTTTTTGTGTAGTCTTACTAAGCGGAAATAGTCAGTGCAATTTATgtaattacaagtttaattttaaaaagctgAATCTGAATTCTGTTGATTGCTGGTCATGAGGAAGGTTATTAATATAGAAATATTATAGAAGCATTTAgtataaacattaaacaaccTCCTAAGAAATGGTGCTTGACAGTTATTCTTTAATGCGAAGCTAAAGCGTTATACTTGTTATCTGTCTCAAATTTATCCccgtttatttttgtttactgaGATTCTCACGTAAGATGATAACATTCTTGGACACGTAATGGATGTATAGGTTTCAGTTTACGGCTATATTACCAACGAGAATGAATTACTGCACGCAGACAAATGCTAATTGTTTACGTGCAATGATTCCGGCTGTAGGTCTTAGCAACAgtcttgcaaaagcattaatttacttttaaaagtaaaaaagaatGAAGTTATACACAACAAaggtgttgttgttgttgttattttcaccAAATTTTTTCTACTAACTCTTGATTACTAACATCTTTGAGTCCAGTCGCTTTCTCGAAAGCTGACTCCTCGGCGCAGAGCAGACGTAAAAACaagtaattaataatattaacaaaactaaataaaagcaattaGCAATTCGACACCTGTTGAAAATGCCTGTTATAACTTAGACGTTTATATGACAATATATATCATCCTCATGGCGAGCTTCTGTAAGGCTTTTCTTTGTCAGgcaaaattgaaaagtttaaaaagtttggcaCATTCTAAAATTTTATACCGTTAACAACCTAATAGTTCCtttatatttgaaataatGCGTATATGGTTGAAATGTTCTAAAAGTCCGTCCCCCAGGCCAAAGAATGCGCGGCAGCTCTAAATTTCAAAGTTTGATTTTAGAAATCATCCCGGCACTACATTGTATGTTCAACTTATGTCCatttaaaatattcattttaatttctaaaaactttgctttcaCTCGTAACTCGGGACATTAATCGGTTTTGCAATACTTTGCAATTAATTCACAAAAAATCTCCCTCCCTGTTGTCTAATGTTTTTGGGCACAAGCAACTATCTCGTCTTATTAGAGTAAACCTTGCTTTTTATAACTGATCTTTCAAAGTATAAGGATATATGTTATAggtattatttaaaaatgctcaataagcaaataaaataaaaccatcTTGGGAGGGCAGCAAGGATGGTCTGGTTAAAAACATGGATGGAATAGCCTTTTATAACTTAGTATATAGGTTGATTTGTGGGTAAAACGCGTGAAAAATAAGGGCTATGAAATAGTTCACAATACttatatcaaaatattataTCGCTTCAATTGATGTTATAAATCTactttgaaaaatgtaaaaagggcaaaaaattaaagttaaatcTCGTATTAGCTCATGATACTAAATATTGGCCTAGACCTCGTACCACCTAGTATAGTATTCTAAACATAATATGCTTTTCATGTATGATTTtctatattttacaaaaacatcaaaaacataatttagCATCAAACACGACAGGAAATCATCGAATATACcaagatattttatttaataaagaCAAAACTTATCCTTCTTGATTTTTTATACCGTAGGTTTCTTGACTTTAACAAATTGAAACAGGCTGACTAAAACTTCAACGAACACAATAAAGTAAGGTTTTTAAAACAGCCCAATGAGACACCATACAATAATTGACTACTTAAAAAGATCTTGCGACAAAATATGGAGTTTCAAAATCACTATTCAAGTTCAAGTTTTGGATCGATACATAATTCAGTATACCATAGGCCGATATGGGTtataaaaagatttttcaaGAGAATTATTAATAGTCAGATGATTCCAGTAAACCTGCTTGATAAAAACCGCACCGAGAGTCACCTAATGTAATATCTAATTATCGACTATAATAAGCGAATCAGTCCAATCATGTTAATCATTTCTACACACTTTACACTTAATATACAACACAAAAGGTAAAATTCTGTTTCATCCTACAGTTAACCCATAAATCAAGACGTATTTAGTTTCTTACTTATTAATTATTCTTACTTCAAAAGCCATTACAAAATTGTCacgtttcaattttaacaaaGAAGATTATCTGTGTAACTAAATTAATTATACGTTTTAAACCCACCACATTTCTCGCGTTATTATTCTCACGTTACttaattataaaacaaatgcaGTTTTCACACTTATCGCGTCGTATAAAATGCTGTAATTGCTCTCATGGGTGTCCCCACAAATCAGTTAATTGGAGAAATATAAGTTTAATAGAAGGCAAGTTTTGTTCTGTGAATTATggtgaaatgaaaacaaagtaGATAAAAAGCTTGATTTGGAAGAACAAAGGGAAAAGCAAGGATCAAAATGTAACAAACACCATgactattttttgtttattactaATATCACGTGCACAAAATTCCTAACAGTTACAATATGGATAGATACAGTTAcaatataaaagcaaaaaccgAGAAAATCTACAATCCTGATTTCTATTTACACCGTACCGACTAACTACCGACTTATAAGTCGAGCTAAGATAAAGTTTACcgtaattattttatattcaaAATACGCAATGAGCAAGcgttataaattttgtaaagcaCAGTTGCACAAGTTTGTTTTCCTTTTCCAAAAACAAAGCGTCAGCAAACAAATTGATCTGAATGCAGCACATCCCATGCACGCTTTCCTTTGAAGGACTTCTGGTTCAGCATAAATCATTAGATGTGGATCTTGGATTACAGAGCTAGTCAAAAAAATGGTTATTAGATGTCGCCTTCTGTGCGAAATGTTTTAGGCTTATAACTATACgcataatttttactttgattcCTGCATCTGTTTTAGCCATTTCAGTTTGCAGTCGCATGTCCAGTGCTTTCCCCAAAGAAAGAACTCGGAAATGGAAGGAACAGTTTCACGTGCAAATAAAAGAGCATTTAATGTCTTGAAGGGGTTATCGCACAACCAAAGAGTCTGAATTACGAAATACAGTATTCTTTCGGTTTAAGTTATCCCGTTTTTGAGTCCTTTCTACCCACCATTTAACTAAATCAAAGTTGTGTAGACGTACAGTACACACCAGGTAATCAAACTTTGTACCAAGAATGAGAGATTTTCTTGACTAAaattttagaagcaaattaCAACCGGTGACTTGTGATAATAAATTCTCGACAATACCTGCTGGTTGTGAAGACCGTCAAGGGCACCAACTTCCATTGTAGAAATGTTGCTCAAACTGAGGTCAATTGTTTGCACCGATTTTAAGCCATCAAAGGTAAAATTGGTTTACGTGGCACTTCATGACATCTAATATTGTTAGTTTAGTTAAACCGTGGAAGGCGTGGTCCTCGATTGCTTTCAGGCTGCTTTCCCATAACTCCACTGCTTGTAACTgcatgcaaaaagttttcagaaaaatagAAGGAAAATTGCGCAACTCATAGGTAAAACCGGGTACGTAGAAATGCAGCAAGCTACCTCTGTTAGATTGCTGAATGTGTGGGAAGGCACGACTTTAAAAGGGTTCCCCACCATATCAAAATGTTGATGAGTGCGAGGTAAATTTTCTGGAATTCTTGTGAGATGATTAAATCGAAAACTTAACATCTGCAACTGAGTGTTTCTTGTAAATAAAGACAACACGATATGCGTAACTTGAATACAGTATCtaatacagtgagacctcgttaatccggaccacttcgtttcgtcaaaaaatgtcggtttagcggggtttccggattattggaaagtaaaaaatcaatcaatcttgcaaatgcagcaccgtgttcaaaacgcagtatgcaccttactccaattctaagtaccgagtttctggctggacagcaacaaaaataaaattatattttttgtatgatccgacccagtgtcgaaccccagaaccaccgtattaaagacgaatgctctaagccagaagtgacgaacatgcggccgcaaatcggtttgacaaccgctcttgcatggcgaagcattccggcgggaccagcagtctagAACTTTCTTAGGcctgtttccaatttttgcgcaatgcgatatcaaaagctgatagcacgattgagtcgcagcagtatgtcttcaatagattgccgcactcaacctatgtaatgtacgtatttttttgcgaccgcggaagcgttgtttgttagtgttgatgaacaatttattttttcgtttctaaaatactgtacagtatttcatagtatgactaaaaagctgtgcggcttactcagctgtaactgacaaagtggcttgcCACAACGAATAGGACCGTCACCGCTGCTACAACGTCATTATGCAACACAACGtaattatgcgtagataataatcggctattgtttcgtcaacaaactaacatactgtattaggacaatcgtgaatcattttcgcttaactgttaataatccggtttatcggattttattgctattgatttagcacatttgttccaaaacttttgtgtcggagtcggacagcggggtttccggattaaaggggtaaaatgcataggaagaaatccgttcccggcagttttgtgtcggatagcgtggattccggttcatcggggtccggattaacgaggtcccactgtattcTACTTATCAACTATATGGATTATGTTCAACTGAACTATGGTTTCATTGAGAAAAATAAGATTATACATAATGGTAAATGTACTATAAATCAGTGGTGTTGAGAACATTGAAACTGTATTTAGTCAATAGCCTATACAATGTATCAATTTAAAAAGGTTTAGCCAGTAAGTATGTTTAATATGTAACAGTATCCATGTTTAGTATGTAAATACTACAAACCA comes from the Clavelina lepadiformis chromosome 5, kaClaLepa1.1, whole genome shotgun sequence genome and includes:
- the LOC143458942 gene encoding uncharacterized protein LOC143458942, whose product is MEVGALDGLHNQQTLWLCDNPFKTLNALLFARETVPSISEFFLWGKHWTCDCKLKWLKQMQESNSVIQDPHLMIYAEPEVLQRKACMGCAAFRSICLLTLCFWKRKTNLCNCALQNL